Proteins encoded within one genomic window of Eurosta solidaginis isolate ZX-2024a chromosome 1, ASM4086904v1, whole genome shotgun sequence:
- the LOC137243226 gene encoding protein FAM50 homolog — MAHYKGAASEAGRAAQLMKKREIAQQEIEFRKKKIEEELKLDKIENKFAAHYDAVEQQLKSSTIGLVTLDEMKAKQEDIVREREKKLAQKKDEKEREKQRALEAIQAEKNKQKRQIQALSFSFNDDDGDEDEDEHKDAEDTDCNSVAKQEEKPPKKKWTDLSDESAVPKKKKIFKNPEVDTSFLPDREREEQENRLREQLRQEWVMQQAALKDQEITITFSYWDGSGHRRCVCMKKGNSIYQFLQRCLELLRKEFNELKTVMADQLMYVKEDLILPHHYSFYDFIVTKARGKSGPLFQFDVHDDIRMNSDATVEKEESHAGKVLLRSWYERNKHIFPASRWEPYDPTKTYDKYTVKDKKEKP; from the coding sequence ATGGCACACTACAAAGGAGCTGCCAGCGAAGCTGGCCGTGCCGCCCAACTGATGAAAAAACGAGAAATTGCTCAACAAGAGATAGAGTTTCGGAAGAAAAAAATAGAGGAAGAACTAAAACTAGATAAGATTGAGAATAAATTTGCTGCACATTATGATGCCGTGGAGCAGCAGCTCAAAAGTTCGACCATTGGTCTGGTCACGTTGGATGAGATGAAGGCGAAGCAGGAAGACATAGTGCGAGAACGTGAAAAGAAGTTGGCACAGAAAAAAGATGAAAAGGAACGTGAAAAGCAACGCGCCCTAGAAGCTATACAAGCggagaaaaacaaacaaaagcgaCAAATACAGGCGCTATCCTTCAGCTTCAATGATGATGACGGCGACGAAGATGAGGACGAACACAAGGATGCAGAAGATACGGATTGCAATTCAGTGGCTAAACAGGAGGAAAAACCACCGAAGAAGAAATGGACTGACCTCAGTGATGAAAGCGCAGTacccaaaaaaaagaaaatcttcAAAAATCCCGAAGTTGATACATCATTTTTGCCGGATCGCGAACGCGAAGAACAAGAAAATCGTTTACGTGAACAATTGCGACAAGAATGGGTAATGCAACAAGCAGCGCTTAAAGATCAAGAAATAACAATTACATTCAGTTACTGGGATGGTAGTGGTCATCGGCGTTGCGTTTGCATGAAGAAAGGTAATTCCATCTATCAGTTTCTACAACGTTGTTTGGAATTGCTGCGCAAAGAATTTAACGAATTGAAAACAGTTATGGCTGATCAATTGATGTATGTTAAAGAAGATTTAATATTACCACATCATTATTCGTTTTATGATTTTATTGTAACAAAGGCGCGTGGCAAAAGTGGGCCGCTATTTCAATTCGATGTACACGATGACATACGTATGAATAGCGATGCTACAGTAGAAAAGGAAGAATCGCATGCGGGCAAAGTATTGTTGCGTTCATGGTATGAGCGAAATAAACACATTTTCCCAGCAAGCCGCTGGGAACCATATGATCCTACAAAAACTTATGATAAGTACACAGTTAAGGATAAAAAAGAAAAACCATAA